In Pirellulales bacterium, the sequence ATTCGTTTTTGGTAATTCTGGTGCTCACAGAGCACCCTACAGCATGCTCCTCGTGCTCGCAGAGCACCCTACGGGGCGCGCATGCGACGACTATGCAGCGCAAAAAAAGCGGTCGGGTCTCGAAAGAGACACGACCGCGAAAATGGTCAGCAGATTGTCATGCCGTTGACGTATCGCCGTGCCTCACGGAGGCGAAACCGGTTCGCCGCCGGCGCGGGTCGAGAGGGCCTGATATACGCCGATAATCGGCAACTGCGTGCTGGATGCCGACGTCGTCTGGATGAAATTGGGATAGGTGCCCGTGGTCAGCGCCAGCGTGGGGGCTAGGGATGCATAGGCGTTTGTACTGCCGTTGGTGTTGGTGCCGTGGTAGCCTAGTCCACCATTGGCACACTCGATCGCGGTTTGCAGGTAACGAACACTGCCGTCGGCCATGAGGAAGTTCGCGCCGCCGGTGTGCGAGCTGCGGAATCCGCTCACGAGGTGTGGACCGGGCACAGTCCCGTTCGCGGTGCTGTTACAGGCGTTAATGTTATAGGCTGTAAGACTCGGTGCGACCACCTGCAAGCCGCCAGCGAGTCGGGCCTGCTCTTGCATCACGGGATATTGATTAAGCGGATACATCGTGCACCCGAGCGGGCCGCCAGTATAGAAGGGTACGCCGGCCGCGATTGCAAAGACGTCGACGTTCGGTTCGCCCGCGATCCAGGCCCACAGGGGCTGATATGGCGCCGTCGGAATCGGGCTGCCGAAACCCGACGTGATTTGCCACTTCGTTCCCTGGGCTCCTTCCCCCATCATGATCGTATTGCTCAACCCGTCGGTAACTTGCGAGGCACTGTTGGTGACGTCATAGGCGAACATGCCGCGTTCCCAGTTGGGAACCCCCGAATCGGCCGGATAACAAAAGGCGTCGTTGATGCCGGAGGAAAAGAGATAATCGAGCGCGCCGAACAGGCCGTTCGAATACTGAAAGTTCGTACTGCTCGTCAGACCGCCTACGTTACCCGTCGGTGACGGCACCGGATACGTCGACGACACGCTCGTGATTCCCCTATCAAGCGCTGCCAGGTAAATCGGGTTGTCCTTGTCGTCCGAAGGGCAGACGAACGTGTTGACGACCTGGTTGAGAACTTGCTGCGTTTGCTGGCCCCATTGCTGGGTGTAGTTGTAATTGGCGGCCGTGGCGCCCCCTTCGAAATAAGGCATCAGCATCATCGGGGCGCTGGCGTACGCGTTCCCGAGGCCCGAGGTGATGCCGATCAAGCCGGCCGGCACGAAAACGCCCATGGCGCTCAGATAGTTGTGGTGCGCCAGCCCGAACTGCTTGAGGTTGTTCGAACACTGCGACTTGCGCGCCGCTTCGCGCGCGGCTTGCACGGCGGGCAACAGCAGCCCGATGAGAATGCCAATGATGGCGATAACGACCAGCAGCTCGACCAGGGTGAAACCGGTCCGGCGCCTTCGAAACATGGAAATCTCCCTACGATGATGCCACGAAAAAGAAAGTCCGTGAAGAAGAGCGGCCCGGTGATCCAGCCCTGCTTCTTAAGTGTACGCGTTTCGAGATCAATTAAACAGCACAGGTGTCGAAATGTGCCACGTGCAGCGCGTCGTTCCGGCACGCGCCAGCCTGCAAAAAAAACGCCCCCTCACTCTCAGGGCCCAAACCGTCAGGACCCAAACTCTGGGGGCTGGTAACCGGTCGAGCGTCACGGCATTTAGGAAACAGCACCGTCGACACTTTACGGAATAGACACCGTCGGAATGGGCCCCCGCCCATAAGAGTATCGTAGCCGATGATATCCGTATATGCGTGAAAAGCAAGTGACTTTTACGTGGCGGTCCCCCACGAAGTCCGCCTGTGGCGCGACCGAGGCTCTGAAGAAGTACGCCGGGGCCCGCCCGCTGGATTCTTGTTCGAGAAAATCAACGTTTTCTCGGCGATTCCGTGAGCCTGGCTACTTATTAGGAAGCGAATAAACCGTGGATGAAAGACGTATAAGGGGACGGGCGTCGACCGCTTCCGGAGGGGTGTCGAGATCGCGGCCGTGGCTCCTCGGCAAGCCGCGATTGCCTACTCGACCGCGAACGGCAAGTCCGCGTCAGAACGCTGGGCACCGGCCGAGAGTTTCAGTGGTAGTCGCCAGGTGATCGTGCTCGCCTTGCAAATGCCCTCGGCCCCCTCGCGGCAGTAATAGTAGTCGAGTGTTACATCGACCGTGGCTTCCCCCTCGCGGGCCGTTACAGGCACTTCGATCGTGAATTCCGCGTTGGGCGGTTCGACCTTTACGCTGCGCCCCAGCGAACCCGCGTCGACAAGCCCCTTCTCCGGAGAGGCGAGCTTGTAACGCATCGGCGCGATCGGGTTGATCTTGTAACCGGCGGGCAATTTGAGCGCGGCCTTCAGCCACACGAGGCCATCCTCGGGCTTAAGCGTAACAGGATCGACGCGCACCACGCGCCCCTCGTTTTCGGTCGGCGTAACCGCCGGCTCGGGGGATTTGGGAGGCGCTAATCCGCGGATCTCGAATGTTGCCACGCGGTCGTTGTCCGCCAGATCGACCGTGCGAATGCGATGGTTGTTGGTGTCGGCGATGTAGAGCTTGTCGCCCGCCGCGGTGATGCCTGCCGGTTCGTCGAAGGAAGCTGGCTCGTCCTCGTTTCCGGGCTTTCCGGTGCCTGCCACCGTGCGCGCTGACTTTTTCGCAAGGTTCACGGCCTTGATTTTGTTGTTGTAGGTGTCGGCGACATACAGCGTCCCGTCGACCAGCGCGATACCCAGTGGATGCTGCAGCCGCACGGCCTTGCCTGACCCGTCGTGATCCCCGAACGTGAACAGCCGCGCCGCTGGGAGATCGGCGGTGCCAATGACGGTGCGGACACGTTTGTGAGCATCGAAAGGAACGGCCCGCAGCGAGCTCCCTTCGCTATCGGCGACGTAGAGCCATTGCTTGTCGGCCGCCAGTCCGCTGGGTTGCGCGAAGGAACAATACCCGGGCTCGTAAGGCTCTTTCGGCAGCAAGGGGCCGTCGACAATGTCCTCGCGCCCATTGCCGGCATAGACGCCGATCTCGCTCTCATCGAGCGGCATCTTCCAAATCTGGTGCGGACCCGCCATGGCGATGTACAGGTCGCGGCCATGAATTTGCAGGTCCCAGGGGCTGTTCAATCGGGTGTCGCGCGGTTTGCCGGCGAAGCGGTCGGGCAGCACGTCGCGGCCGGCGGCCACGGCCTTGGCGTCGATGCCGGGCCAGGCCTGTGCCTGGTGCCCGTCGCCGGCGATGGTCGCCACGCGTCGCTTGACGAGATCGACCT encodes:
- a CDS encoding DUF1559 domain-containing protein, which gives rise to MFRRRRTGFTLVELLVVIAIIGILIGLLLPAVQAAREAARKSQCSNNLKQFGLAHHNYLSAMGVFVPAGLIGITSGLGNAYASAPMMLMPYFEGGATAANYNYTQQWGQQTQQVLNQVVNTFVCPSDDKDNPIYLAALDRGITSVSSTYPVPSPTGNVGGLTSSTNFQYSNGLFGALDYLFSSGINDAFCYPADSGVPNWERGMFAYDVTNSASQVTDGLSNTIMMGEGAQGTKWQITSGFGSPIPTAPYQPLWAWIAGEPNVDVFAIAAGVPFYTGGPLGCTMYPLNQYPVMQEQARLAGGLQVVAPSLTAYNINACNSTANGTVPGPHLVSGFRSSHTGGANFLMADGSVRYLQTAIECANGGLGYHGTNTNGSTNAYASLAPTLALTTGTYPNFIQTTSASSTQLPIIGVYQALSTRAGGEPVSPP
- a CDS encoding thioredoxin-like domain-containing protein, with translation MSLRRSIVARLLRGIFLAAALAGVWSGTAAAAQLPEPNAPAADGNPFPRRIAVPDLTGGVDWINTAGPLELKDLRGKFVLLDFWTFCCINCMHILPELKKLEETFPKELVVIGVHSAKFENEEDSKNITEAVLRYEIKHPVVNDAKHAIWNRYGVQSWPTAILIDPEGKAVYARSGEFKADEFATLLKEAIPYYRKKGALDETPLRFDMAADRAIDTPLRFPGKVLSDEPNDRLFIADSNHNRIVIADFDGTLVDVIGSGALGAADGEFSAASFNHPQGMALDGDTLYVADTENHMLRKVDLVKRRVATIAGDGHQAQAWPGIDAKAVAAGRDVLPDRFAGKPRDTRLNSPWDLQIHGRDLYIAMAGPHQIWKMPLDESEIGVYAGNGREDIVDGPLLPKEPYEPGYCSFAQPSGLAADKQWLYVADSEGSSLRAVPFDAHKRVRTVIGTADLPAARLFTFGDHDGSGKAVRLQHPLGIALVDGTLYVADTYNNKIKAVNLAKKSARTVAGTGKPGNEDEPASFDEPAGITAAGDKLYIADTNNHRIRTVDLADNDRVATFEIRGLAPPKSPEPAVTPTENEGRVVRVDPVTLKPEDGLVWLKAALKLPAGYKINPIAPMRYKLASPEKGLVDAGSLGRSVKVEPPNAEFTIEVPVTAREGEATVDVTLDYYYCREGAEGICKASTITWRLPLKLSAGAQRSDADLPFAVE